A window of the Thermanaeromonas sp. C210 genome harbors these coding sequences:
- a CDS encoding IS66 family transposase zinc-finger binding domain-containing protein encodes MDTAKSIATMTIEELREHCAQLEQQCMQLERENAELTAKLNWFMEQFRLSKKRQFGSSSERTEALKEQQLLLFNEAEVEARPEEAEPDLETITYQRRKGRIRREMNLEDLPVEVVEHRLLEGERVCPCCGGPLHEMSTEVRQELKIIPAQVKVVKHVRYVYSCR; translated from the coding sequence ATGGACACTGCTAAGTCTATAGCTACCATGACCATAGAAGAACTGCGAGAGCACTGTGCTCAATTGGAACAACAATGTATGCAGCTGGAACGGGAGAACGCCGAACTTACCGCCAAGTTAAATTGGTTTATGGAGCAGTTCCGTTTAAGTAAAAAGCGGCAATTCGGTTCTTCCAGCGAGCGGACTGAAGCACTAAAAGAGCAACAGCTTTTGCTTTTTAATGAGGCGGAAGTGGAAGCCCGGCCGGAGGAAGCTGAACCGGATTTGGAGACCATCACCTACCAGCGCCGTAAAGGGCGCATTCGCCGGGAGATGAACCTGGAAGATTTACCGGTTGAGGTGGTAGAACACCGCCTACTGGAAGGAGAAAGGGTCTGTCCCTGCTGTGGCGGTCCCTTACATGAAATGAGCACCGAAGTGCGGCAGGAGCTCAAAATTATCCCGGCCCAAGTGAAAGTAGTTAAACACGTGCGCTACGTTTATTCCTGCCGC